From a region of the Falsiruegeria litorea R37 genome:
- a CDS encoding oligosaccharide flippase family protein, which produces MICSQLSGRPLVWGVPVLAEAAALGRSVVFAHVLGPDELGQAMMLALTVRMAEMASDFGIDRLMVQAADGETARLQAELQGVSVLRGLIVGVILLGLAPVFALVLGKGPDSAAYAFLALVPVARGFVHLDFRRFERRFRYGAMARVEAGATLVAAVAVFPAALMFQDHRAMSAVLVMHAMTFALLSHAAAVRPYRLAMSWGALERVYRFGAPLMMNAALLFCAFYADRLIVAEVYGWAVLAVYGIALQLAMLPAQIAGRAAASLLLPRLSAAHREKRLPQIWTPVLAGYIAGATGFAASFVFFAPAAIEAVYGSAFRPDPLLSVAVAMAGGFRILRTPFSQLAVATGRTADPARANLIRALAIVPAAFCAMGGLPLAAVAWAAALGEAGATIRAVLQANTTLKPTLIKEVFA; this is translated from the coding sequence ATGATCTGCTCGCAGCTATCCGGTCGGCCACTTGTATGGGGCGTGCCTGTTCTGGCCGAAGCCGCAGCCTTGGGGCGGTCGGTTGTCTTTGCCCATGTCCTGGGGCCGGACGAGTTGGGGCAAGCGATGATGTTGGCACTGACCGTGCGCATGGCCGAGATGGCCAGTGATTTTGGCATCGACCGCTTGATGGTGCAGGCAGCCGACGGGGAGACGGCCCGATTGCAGGCCGAGCTGCAGGGGGTGTCGGTTCTGCGCGGCTTGATTGTGGGGGTGATCCTGCTGGGCCTGGCACCGGTGTTTGCTCTGGTTTTGGGCAAGGGTCCGGACAGCGCGGCCTATGCCTTCTTGGCGCTCGTGCCCGTTGCGCGGGGATTTGTGCATCTTGATTTTCGCCGCTTTGAACGGCGGTTCCGCTACGGGGCCATGGCAAGGGTCGAGGCGGGGGCAACACTGGTTGCGGCCGTTGCTGTGTTTCCAGCGGCCCTGATGTTTCAGGACCATCGTGCCATGTCGGCGGTTTTGGTCATGCATGCAATGACATTTGCGTTGTTGTCCCACGCGGCGGCTGTTCGCCCTTACCGCCTGGCGATGTCGTGGGGCGCGTTGGAGCGCGTGTATCGGTTCGGCGCGCCCCTGATGATGAACGCCGCGCTGTTGTTTTGCGCGTTCTACGCGGATCGCCTGATTGTTGCCGAAGTATACGGTTGGGCCGTTTTGGCGGTCTATGGGATCGCCCTGCAACTGGCGATGCTTCCGGCCCAAATTGCGGGGCGCGCAGCCGCGTCTTTGCTGCTGCCCCGGCTGAGCGCAGCCCATCGGGAAAAGCGCCTGCCACAGATTTGGACACCGGTTCTGGCAGGATACATCGCTGGCGCGACCGGGTTTGCCGCAAGTTTCGTCTTTTTTGCTCCTGCCGCGATCGAGGCCGTTTATGGCTCGGCGTTCCGGCCTGATCCGCTGTTGAGCGTTGCGGTCGCCATGGCCGGTGGATTTCGCATCCTGAGAACGCCGTTTTCGCAGCTTGCGGTAGCGACCGGTCGCACGGCTGATCCTGCCCGGGCCAACCTGATACGGGCCTTGGCCATTGTTCCTGCAGCCTTTTGCGCAATGGGTGGCCTGCCGTTGGCGGCGGTTGCCTGGGCCGCTGCATTGGGCGAGGCCGGAGCGACGATCCGCGCCGTGCTGCAGGCAAACACAACATTGAAGCCGACATTGATCAAAGAGGTATTTGCATGA
- a CDS encoding ETC complex I subunit encodes MRARIFKPARNAMTSGMAKTRKWVLEYGQASSREVDPLMGWTSSSDTQTQVRLRFDSKEEAVEYAQSHGIDAQVIEPKTRKPNLRAGGYGENFATNRRGPWTH; translated from the coding sequence ATGCGTGCCCGTATTTTCAAGCCAGCTCGAAACGCCATGACCTCTGGTATGGCCAAAACCCGCAAGTGGGTTCTGGAATACGGTCAGGCCTCGTCGCGCGAGGTGGATCCGCTGATGGGGTGGACCTCCAGCTCGGACACGCAGACCCAGGTGCGCCTGCGGTTCGACAGCAAGGAAGAGGCGGTGGAATACGCCCAATCCCACGGCATCGACGCCCAGGTGATCGAGCCGAAGACGCGCAAGCCCAACCTGCGGGCGGGCGGCTATGGCGAGAACTTTGCCACCAACCGACGCGGTCCCTGGACCCACTGA
- a CDS encoding Coenzyme F420 hydrogenase/dehydrogenase, beta subunit C-terminal domain gives MSTDPISTIVAKNLCTGCGACAGVFPSAIQMFEDPVNGRRPVVENSIRGKRAAEAAVAVCGGATGDWSDLQCQDDIDADWGPVSSVWQGWAADPEVRQSGSSGGAVTALALFALETAQADGVAHIAARPDDPRLNQAVISRDRAGLMRGTGSRYAQASPAEAIKEIAAGTDRVVFVGKPCDVASVKRVSQTQPSLGDQIPLTISIFCAGAPNLQATDRLLDRLEVPKQARLVDLRYRGNGWPGRMQATWVGEDGTEQTSEGISYAEGWGKILQSERRWRCRMCADHTGALADISVGDPWHTPPADQSEAGQSLIVARTEKGQKLIQDAIRTGVLIATPQSRDVIERAQPNLKNNHGAVWGRTLAMRAVGLPAPKTKGQRLFELWLGLSTKQKVQSVLGTWKRILRERLWRKVSISEVAK, from the coding sequence ATGAGCACCGATCCTATCAGCACCATCGTTGCCAAAAACCTGTGCACAGGCTGCGGCGCCTGTGCCGGGGTTTTCCCTTCGGCCATACAGATGTTTGAGGACCCGGTGAATGGCCGCCGTCCGGTTGTCGAAAACTCGATCCGGGGCAAGCGGGCAGCGGAGGCCGCCGTCGCTGTCTGTGGCGGGGCAACGGGGGATTGGTCCGACCTGCAATGCCAGGACGATATCGATGCCGATTGGGGCCCGGTTTCCAGTGTTTGGCAGGGCTGGGCAGCTGATCCCGAGGTCCGTCAAAGTGGTTCATCGGGGGGCGCTGTAACTGCGCTTGCTCTGTTTGCACTGGAAACGGCGCAGGCGGATGGCGTGGCCCACATTGCGGCGCGTCCGGACGACCCACGCCTGAATCAGGCGGTGATCAGTCGTGACCGGGCAGGGCTTATGCGCGGCACCGGGTCACGCTATGCCCAAGCCAGCCCGGCCGAAGCGATCAAGGAGATTGCCGCAGGCACGGACCGAGTGGTCTTTGTTGGAAAGCCTTGCGATGTGGCCTCGGTCAAGCGGGTGAGCCAGACACAGCCTAGTTTGGGCGACCAGATCCCCCTGACCATTTCGATTTTCTGTGCCGGCGCGCCGAACCTGCAAGCCACTGATCGGCTGCTAGACCGACTGGAGGTGCCAAAGCAGGCGCGCCTGGTCGATCTGAGGTATCGGGGCAATGGATGGCCCGGTCGGATGCAGGCCACCTGGGTTGGCGAGGACGGCACCGAACAGACCAGCGAGGGCATTTCCTATGCCGAAGGTTGGGGGAAAATCTTGCAGTCCGAGCGTCGGTGGCGCTGCCGGATGTGCGCCGACCACACCGGCGCCTTGGCTGATATCTCTGTCGGAGATCCCTGGCATACGCCCCCTGCCGATCAATCCGAGGCGGGGCAGTCCTTGATCGTGGCCCGCACGGAGAAAGGGCAAAAGCTGATCCAGGACGCAATCCGCACAGGCGTTCTGATTGCCACGCCACAGTCACGGGACGTGATCGAACGCGCGCAACCGAACCTGAAAAACAACCATGGTGCGGTCTGGGGGCGGACCTTGGCCATGCGGGCAGTCGGTTTGCCCGCCCCAAAGACCAAGGGGCAGCGATTGTTCGAGTTGTGGTTGGGTCTTTCGACCAAGCAAAAGGTGCAATCAGTTCTGGGGACTTGGAAACGGATTTTGCGCGAACGCCTGTGGCGCAAGGTGTCGATTTCCGAGGTAGCAAAATGA
- a CDS encoding GNAT family N-acetyltransferase, giving the protein MIDIRLADPGAEDVRPLIEAHLAHSQDAGPDESNHTMGADALRTPDIRFWVLYEGETPLGCGALKALDDGTAEVKSVHVSSAARGRGLARDLMAHLEQDARQSGATALVLETGAEHLDEYRAARKLYEALGYNYCGPIFGYEDDPNSAFMRLDLKPTG; this is encoded by the coding sequence ATGATCGATATTCGCCTTGCTGACCCGGGCGCCGAAGACGTGCGTCCCCTGATCGAGGCGCATCTGGCCCACAGCCAGGATGCCGGGCCGGATGAGAGCAACCACACCATGGGCGCTGATGCGCTGCGTACGCCTGACATCCGGTTCTGGGTGCTTTACGAGGGCGAGACCCCCTTGGGCTGCGGCGCGTTGAAGGCGTTGGATGATGGCACGGCCGAGGTCAAATCCGTACATGTTTCAAGCGCGGCCCGTGGTCGTGGGTTGGCCCGAGATCTGATGGCACATCTTGAACAGGATGCGCGTCAAAGTGGGGCAACCGCGCTGGTGTTGGAAACCGGGGCCGAGCACCTTGATGAGTACCGAGCGGCTCGCAAGCTCTATGAGGCGTTGGGATACAACTATTGTGGCCCGATTTTTGGATACGAAGACGACCCCAACAGCGCCTTTATGCGGCTGGATCTCAAACCGACGGGCTAA
- a CDS encoding polysaccharide pyruvyl transferase family protein — MITLLNAAPDTGNQGVSALCHSIVAGLTRRGASKLTVADHGRGLRHADWGYAQVDLVGLTHHRRFWRGDNLRTAHALVRHGSHLSAAARVIAGSQAVLDISGGDSFTDLYGAKRFQAMSLSKRMVLDAGVPLILLPQKLGPFSTPATQAIARDILERATAVWVRDEQSYVFLQSALGSAFDPARHRLGVDVAVALPEMAPATLKPEIARLLTHERSYPLAGLNVSGLLFNQGDQAQQDFGLNAPHSTQITAVARALLKADQNLRLVLVPHVHRPDGDAESDLAAAQALQARLGEMGKGRVEVLDDPLNAMELKWVLARLDWFAGARMHATIGAFSSGTPTLGLGYTDKAKGVFAECGIGDEVVDLRTTSASGIAVRAVESFARRKALKHCLSQRISEIKHRATREMDDMAKQAGAGGR; from the coding sequence ATGATTACTCTTTTGAACGCAGCACCAGACACCGGCAATCAAGGCGTAAGCGCGTTGTGCCATTCCATCGTCGCCGGATTGACCCGGCGGGGGGCATCGAAACTGACTGTGGCGGATCATGGCCGCGGTCTGCGTCATGCCGACTGGGGATACGCCCAGGTCGATCTGGTTGGGTTGACCCATCACAGGCGATTTTGGCGCGGTGACAATCTGCGAACAGCTCATGCGCTGGTGCGCCACGGGAGCCACCTGAGTGCCGCTGCCCGCGTGATTGCAGGATCGCAGGCTGTTCTTGATATTTCGGGTGGCGACAGTTTCACCGACCTCTACGGTGCCAAGCGGTTTCAGGCGATGAGCCTGAGCAAACGTATGGTTCTGGACGCGGGTGTGCCGCTGATCCTGTTGCCGCAGAAGCTGGGGCCTTTTTCCACCCCTGCAACGCAAGCGATTGCCCGGGACATTCTGGAACGCGCAACCGCGGTTTGGGTTCGTGACGAGCAAAGTTACGTGTTTTTGCAAAGTGCGCTGGGGTCTGCGTTTGATCCGGCTCGGCACCGCTTGGGCGTTGATGTGGCCGTCGCCTTGCCCGAGATGGCGCCCGCAACGCTGAAGCCGGAAATTGCGCGGCTTCTTACGCATGAGCGAAGCTATCCATTGGCGGGTTTGAACGTCTCGGGTTTGCTGTTCAATCAGGGGGATCAGGCACAGCAGGATTTCGGACTGAACGCGCCTCACAGCACGCAGATAACTGCAGTGGCCCGCGCGTTGTTGAAGGCCGATCAGAACCTGCGATTGGTTCTTGTTCCCCATGTGCATCGCCCAGATGGCGATGCGGAAAGCGATCTTGCCGCAGCACAAGCGCTGCAAGCCCGGTTGGGCGAAATGGGAAAGGGGCGGGTCGAGGTATTGGATGATCCATTGAACGCGATGGAGTTGAAGTGGGTTCTGGCACGTTTGGATTGGTTTGCAGGGGCCCGGATGCACGCCACAATCGGCGCGTTTTCATCCGGAACTCCGACGCTTGGCCTGGGGTACACCGATAAGGCCAAAGGCGTGTTTGCCGAATGCGGGATCGGGGACGAGGTGGTCGACCTGCGTACCACCAGTGCAAGCGGAATCGCGGTCCGAGCTGTAGAATCCTTTGCCCGTCGCAAGGCGCTGAAGCATTGCTTGTCACAGCGGATTTCCGAGATCAAACATCGGGCCACGCGCGAGATGGACGATATGGCCAAACAGGCCGGAGCAGGTGGCCGATGA